The proteins below are encoded in one region of candidate division TA06 bacterium:
- a CDS encoding nitronate monooxygenase, producing the protein MKPINIGDLKIKLPLIQGGMGVGISLAGLASAVANEGGVGTIATAGIGMNEPDFATNYLEANLRALRKEIRKARAMTKGVLGVNIMVALSNYADLAKTSVEEEIDIIFSGAGLPFDLPKFLTPDSKTKLVPIVSSGRAAAIIAKKWFDKYNYLPDAVVVEGPLAGGHLGFKLDQLEDPKYSLKNLIPEVVEALKPFVEKYKKAIPVIAGGGIYTGQDIREAFDLGADAVQMGTRFVTTNECDASEVFKQAYLDSKKEDVVIIKSPVGMPGRAIRNQFLDDVVKGEKKPFKCPHQCIITCDFKNTPYCIALALINAQQGLMKDGFAFAGANAFRNNCIISVKETIQAIIREFNESVSLAGAQPAGIPIS; encoded by the coding sequence ATGAAGCCAATAAATATAGGGGACCTGAAGATCAAGCTGCCCCTGATCCAGGGTGGAATGGGGGTGGGGATCTCACTGGCCGGGCTGGCCTCGGCGGTGGCCAACGAAGGCGGGGTGGGAACCATCGCCACCGCCGGCATCGGGATGAACGAGCCCGATTTTGCCACCAATTATCTGGAGGCCAACCTAAGGGCCTTAAGAAAAGAGATCCGCAAGGCCAGGGCCATGACCAAGGGCGTGCTGGGGGTCAACATCATGGTGGCCCTTTCCAATTACGCCGACCTGGCCAAGACCTCGGTGGAGGAAGAGATAGACATCATCTTCTCCGGGGCCGGCCTGCCCTTTGACCTGCCCAAGTTCCTGACCCCGGATTCCAAGACCAAGCTGGTGCCCATCGTTTCCTCGGGGAGGGCGGCGGCCATCATCGCCAAAAAATGGTTCGACAAATACAACTACCTGCCGGATGCGGTGGTGGTGGAGGGCCCGCTGGCCGGGGGCCACCTGGGCTTTAAGCTGGACCAATTGGAAGACCCCAAATATTCCCTGAAGAACCTGATCCCCGAAGTGGTCGAGGCCCTTAAACCCTTCGTGGAAAAATATAAAAAAGCCATCCCGGTGATCGCCGGGGGCGGCATCTACACCGGGCAGGACATCCGGGAGGCCTTTGACCTGGGAGCCGACGCCGTGCAGATGGGCACCCGGTTCGTGACCACCAACGAATGCGACGCCTCCGAAGTGTTCAAGCAGGCTTACCTGGATTCCAAAAAAGAGGACGTGGTGATCATCAAGAGCCCGGTGGGGATGCCGGGCCGGGCCATCCGCAACCAGTTCCTGGACGATGTGGTCAAAGGCGAGAAGAAGCCGTTCAAGTGCCCCCACCAGTGCATCATCACCTGCGACTTCAAGAACACGCCCTACTGCATTGCCCTGGCTCTGATCAACGCACAGCAGGGGCTGATGAAGGACGGCTTTGCCTTTGCCGGGGCCAATGCCTTCAGGAACAACTGCATCATCTCGGTAAAAGAGACCATCCAGGCCATCATCCGGGAATTCAACGAGAGCGTCAGTTTGGCCGGGGCCCAGCCGGCGGGAATTCCCATATCATAG
- a CDS encoding cell division protein ZapA: MTVSKNGIKVEIFGTEYRIKGDANGDYIKQVAGLVDERMRQIAEASMTGSVAKIAILAAVNIADELLKERLARESAMDKLSERLKQAEENGQE, translated from the coding sequence ATGACCGTATCCAAAAACGGGATCAAAGTGGAGATCTTCGGCACCGAATACCGCATCAAGGGTGACGCCAACGGCGACTACATCAAGCAGGTGGCCGGGCTGGTGGACGAGCGGATGCGCCAGATAGCCGAGGCTTCGATGACCGGCTCGGTGGCCAAGATCGCCATTTTGGCGGCAGTCAACATAGCCGACGAGCTTTTAAAGGAGCGCCTGGCCCGGGAATCGGCTATGGACAAGCTGTCGGAACGCCTGAAGCAGGCAGAGGAAAACGGACAGGAATAA
- a CDS encoding DUF4145 domain-containing protein, translating to MAEETIKAHCNKCVGIRNHNILFSEKEHTQQNVDDDRDGIIIWWEDKYALVKCLGCGNISLMHTSWFSEDCDYNGKPYEKINYYPPAISKPIPKWINDLDTFLNSEETQIAELLKEIYAALYNDSKRLAILGIRSLLEHVMIAKTSDQGSFNKNIDSFYELGYIASKQKDLIIKALDVGHATTHRSFVPCVDDIMTTLGICETIIEMIYIHPKKMEIVSKRIPKRSK from the coding sequence ATGGCTGAAGAAACAATAAAAGCACATTGCAATAAATGTGTTGGAATACGTAATCACAATATCCTTTTTTCCGAAAAGGAGCACACTCAACAAAATGTTGATGATGACAGGGATGGAATTATAATTTGGTGGGAAGATAAATATGCATTAGTAAAATGTCTTGGTTGTGGCAATATAAGCCTTATGCACACGTCTTGGTTTTCCGAGGATTGTGACTATAACGGCAAGCCATATGAGAAAATTAATTATTATCCACCAGCGATATCAAAGCCCATTCCTAAATGGATTAACGACCTCGATACCTTTTTAAATTCTGAAGAAACTCAAATTGCAGAACTACTTAAGGAAATATATGCAGCACTTTACAATGATTCAAAGCGTTTAGCAATCTTGGGAATTAGATCATTACTTGAACATGTAATGATAGCCAAAACAAGTGATCAAGGTTCGTTCAATAAAAACATTGATAGCTTTTATGAATTAGGGTATATAGCTTCAAAACAAAAAGATTTGATTATAAAAGCACTTGATGTTGGGCATGCAACAACTCATCGCTCTTTTGTGCCATGTGTTGATGACATAATGACAACTCTAGGAATATGTGAAACGATAATTGAAATGATATATATTCATCCAAAGAAGATGGAAATCGTTTCAAAACGCATACCAAAGCGTAGTAAATAA
- the rny gene encoding ribonuclease Y — protein MLIALWIAISLVCLGLGFFFGYLLHKKMGEARIGDAQKLAEKMINEAQREAATYKKEAQVQTKEEWYKLKNNFEKETQSKRNELKDIENRILEKEKQNDRKVDIISRKEKEVEIRERDLVAKERVIRAKDERLTIMIDEQNAKLEQIAGLTQEEAKKQLMQNLETQARHEAAQLIKTIRDEARDNAEKEAKQIIGLAIQRYSGEHTAETTVSVVPLASDEMKGRIIGREGRNIRAFEAATGVEVLIDDTPEAIVISGFDPVRREIARIGMEKLISDGRIQPARIEEVIEKAKIEVDRSIREAGEGLALEVGVAGLHPELMVLLGRLKYRTSYGQNVLQHSKEVAFLASVMAGELELDQSIAKRCGLLHDIGKSVDHNIEGTHTQIGMDLAKRYGESAMIINAIGAHHEDIEATSLYSVLIAAADAISGARPGARRESLEAYVKRLEKLEEVAYSFKGISKAYAIQAGREVRIMVIPEDVNDNRVTEMAGEIAHKIEQSLQYPGQIKVTVIRETRGVGYAK, from the coding sequence ATGCTGATAGCACTATGGATAGCGATATCGCTGGTATGTCTGGGTCTGGGGTTCTTCTTCGGATACCTGCTGCACAAGAAAATGGGGGAAGCCAGGATCGGTGATGCCCAGAAGCTGGCAGAGAAGATGATCAACGAGGCCCAGCGCGAAGCGGCCACCTACAAGAAGGAAGCCCAGGTTCAGACCAAGGAAGAATGGTACAAGCTCAAGAATAATTTTGAAAAAGAGACCCAGAGCAAACGGAACGAGCTGAAGGACATCGAGAACCGGATACTGGAAAAGGAAAAGCAGAACGACCGTAAGGTGGACATCATCAGCCGCAAGGAGAAAGAGGTGGAGATCCGGGAGCGGGACCTGGTGGCCAAGGAGCGGGTGATACGGGCCAAGGACGAGCGGCTGACCATCATGATCGACGAGCAGAACGCCAAGCTGGAGCAGATCGCCGGACTGACCCAGGAGGAGGCCAAGAAACAGCTGATGCAGAATCTGGAGACCCAGGCCCGGCACGAGGCGGCCCAGCTGATCAAGACCATCCGGGACGAGGCCCGTGATAACGCCGAAAAGGAGGCCAAGCAGATAATAGGGCTGGCCATCCAACGCTACTCCGGCGAGCACACCGCCGAGACCACGGTGTCTGTGGTGCCCCTGGCCTCGGACGAGATGAAGGGCCGGATCATCGGCCGGGAAGGCCGCAACATCAGGGCCTTTGAGGCCGCCACCGGGGTGGAAGTGCTGATAGACGACACTCCGGAAGCCATCGTGATCTCGGGCTTTGACCCGGTGCGCCGGGAAATAGCCCGGATCGGTATGGAAAAACTGATCTCTGACGGCCGGATCCAGCCGGCCCGGATAGAGGAAGTGATCGAGAAGGCCAAGATAGAGGTGGACCGCAGCATCCGGGAGGCCGGCGAGGGCCTGGCTTTGGAGGTCGGCGTGGCCGGCCTGCACCCCGAGCTGATGGTGCTTTTGGGCCGCCTGAAATACCGCACCAGCTACGGGCAGAACGTGCTTCAGCATTCCAAGGAAGTGGCCTTTTTGGCCAGCGTGATGGCCGGGGAGCTGGAACTGGACCAGTCCATAGCCAAGCGCTGCGGGCTGCTGCATGACATCGGAAAATCCGTTGACCACAACATAGAGGGCACCCACACCCAGATCGGGATGGACCTGGCCAAGCGCTACGGCGAATCGGCAATGATCATCAATGCCATCGGGGCCCATCACGAGGACATCGAGGCCACCTCGCTGTACTCGGTGCTGATCGCGGCCGCCGACGCCATATCCGGCGCCCGGCCCGGGGCCAGAAGGGAATCGCTGGAGGCCTACGTCAAGCGGCTGGAGAAACTGGAGGAAGTGGCCTATTCCTTCAAGGGCATCAGCAAGGCTTACGCCATCCAGGCCGGCCGCGAGGTGAGGATAATGGTGATCCCCGAGGACGTCAACGACAACCGGGTCACCGAGATGGCCGGGGAGATCGCCCACAAGATAGAGCAGTCGTTGCAGTACCCGGGGCAGATCAAGGTCACCGTCATCCGCGAGACCCGCGGGGTGGGGTACGCTAAGTAA
- a CDS encoding TIGR00282 family metallophosphoesterase, with amino-acid sequence MKILFIGDIIGSPGRSAVRHIMPEIVKEHGVDFVIANGENSAAGFGLTVTVAKELFALGIDVLTTGNHLWDKKEIIPFLSSEKRILRPANYPDGSVGFPYGVYKAENGTKVGVLNLLGRVFLSTTDCPFKAADKALKEIKKETDIVIVDIHAEATSEKIAMGWYLDGRVSAVIGTHTHVMTADERILPLGTAYITDAGMCGGFDGVIGMEKEGIIKRFLDQMPAKFAPAEGDVRFNGVVVDVDEKNGKANNIIRTNKT; translated from the coding sequence ATGAAAATACTATTCATCGGCGACATCATCGGGAGCCCGGGGCGGAGCGCGGTCAGGCACATCATGCCGGAGATCGTCAAGGAGCACGGGGTGGACTTCGTGATCGCCAACGGCGAGAACTCTGCGGCCGGCTTCGGGCTGACCGTGACCGTGGCCAAGGAGCTTTTTGCCCTGGGGATAGACGTGCTGACCACAGGCAATCACCTTTGGGACAAGAAGGAGATCATTCCCTTTCTCTCCAGCGAAAAGCGGATCCTGCGGCCGGCCAACTATCCCGACGGATCGGTGGGTTTCCCTTACGGAGTTTACAAGGCGGAGAACGGCACAAAAGTGGGCGTACTCAATCTCCTGGGCCGGGTGTTCCTGTCCACCACCGACTGTCCCTTTAAGGCGGCGGACAAGGCGCTGAAGGAGATCAAGAAGGAAACGGACATCGTGATCGTGGACATCCACGCCGAGGCCACCTCGGAGAAGATCGCCATGGGCTGGTACCTTGACGGCCGGGTGTCCGCGGTCATCGGCACCCACACCCACGTGATGACGGCCGACGAGCGGATCCTGCCGCTGGGCACGGCCTACATCACCGATGCCGGGATGTGCGGGGGATTCGACGGCGTGATCGGGATGGAGAAGGAAGGGATCATCAAGCGCTTTTTGGACCAGATGCCTGCCAAGTTCGCCCCGGCCGAGGGGGACGTGAGGTTCAATGGAGTAGTGGTGGACGTGGACGAGAAGAACGGGAAGGCAAATAATATTATACGCACTAATAAAACCTAG
- a CDS encoding tetratricopeptide repeat protein, giving the protein MILVLTALALLVLAVFSPCISNGFINLDDNSYIVENSLIRNISPANIKSWFSSGYEGNYYPLVLLAYALEYKVNGPDPKVYHITGIILHLLNVFLVFALFFLLLKNGWTAGIITALWAVHPLRVESVAWAASQKDLVYTCFALLSLVTYLRYKNQGSLRDYAASLSLFLLACFSKGMAVALVPVLFLADHFLSKPFSRRSWLEKAPYAALAIVFGVISYHVQGQSQFIQTSRPLTANLLTAGYGFVFYIIKLTAPFRLSAFHPYPGTPLPWTFYLASIASVLTVIALLIWGRRNKTVFFGGMFYLVTILPVLQIVPVGGFAAAERYSYFASLGLVFIAGSYLYKMFRGVSRQVMAAAVILLVLITTAEGLAAYQRCFVWRNSLTLWSDAINKYPGANSFAHNHRGNAYDLQGRNDQAVDDFTKAVNIDPRNFAAWYNRSCVYLKLNRPDEAIEDCSRAIVLDPAYAKAYSSRGLAYGMKKQYDSSLSDLSRAITLSPKDPLFYYDRATTYGQMKNYLLAIADFSRAIELDPGYGQAYYYRGYTYYMTGDRRQAEQDVQRAKSLGFIK; this is encoded by the coding sequence TTGATCCTCGTCCTAACTGCGCTGGCCCTGCTGGTGCTGGCGGTGTTCTCGCCCTGTATAAGCAATGGGTTCATAAATCTCGATGACAACAGCTACATTGTTGAAAACAGCCTGATCCGAAACATTTCACCGGCCAATATAAAAAGCTGGTTCAGCTCAGGGTATGAAGGCAATTATTACCCGTTGGTTCTCCTGGCTTACGCACTGGAATATAAGGTCAACGGGCCCGACCCCAAGGTCTACCACATAACCGGCATCATCCTGCACCTGCTGAATGTTTTTTTAGTCTTCGCGCTCTTTTTCTTGCTGCTGAAGAACGGTTGGACAGCCGGGATCATCACGGCCTTATGGGCCGTCCATCCCTTGCGGGTGGAATCGGTGGCCTGGGCCGCCTCCCAGAAGGACCTTGTTTACACTTGCTTTGCCTTGCTGTCGCTGGTCACGTATCTCCGCTACAAGAATCAAGGATCGTTAAGAGACTATGCCGCTTCACTGTCCTTATTCCTGCTGGCTTGTTTTTCCAAGGGAATGGCGGTGGCACTGGTCCCGGTCCTATTCCTGGCGGACCACTTTCTTAGCAAGCCGTTCAGCCGAAGATCATGGCTGGAGAAAGCTCCGTATGCGGCCCTGGCAATAGTCTTTGGAGTGATCTCATATCACGTCCAGGGCCAAAGCCAGTTCATTCAGACCAGCAGGCCTTTGACCGCCAATTTGCTGACGGCCGGTTACGGTTTCGTTTTCTATATCATAAAATTGACCGCTCCTTTCCGGCTTTCAGCCTTTCATCCCTACCCCGGAACGCCCCTGCCCTGGACCTTTTACCTGGCTTCGATCGCCAGCGTTTTGACGGTCATTGCTCTTTTAATATGGGGGCGCAGGAACAAGACGGTCTTCTTCGGGGGAATGTTCTATCTTGTAACAATATTGCCGGTGCTGCAGATCGTTCCGGTGGGCGGGTTTGCCGCAGCCGAGCGCTATTCGTATTTTGCCTCTTTGGGCCTGGTCTTCATCGCCGGGTCGTATCTGTATAAGATGTTTCGGGGCGTATCCCGGCAGGTCATGGCCGCTGCCGTGATCCTCCTGGTCCTGATTACTACGGCGGAAGGCCTCGCCGCATACCAGCGCTGTTTTGTCTGGCGGAACAGCCTCACCCTTTGGAGCGATGCCATAAATAAATACCCCGGAGCCAACTCCTTTGCCCATAACCATCGGGGCAACGCTTACGATCTGCAAGGACGGAATGATCAGGCGGTGGACGATTTTACCAAGGCGGTGAACATTGATCCCCGGAACTTTGCAGCCTGGTACAACCGCAGTTGTGTATACCTGAAACTTAACCGGCCCGATGAGGCCATAGAAGATTGCTCCCGGGCCATCGTTCTTGATCCGGCATATGCCAAGGCTTACAGTAGCAGGGGCCTGGCCTACGGAATGAAGAAACAATACGATTCATCCCTGTCCGATCTGTCCCGGGCCATAACCCTTTCCCCGAAAGACCCGTTGTTCTACTATGACCGGGCCACTACCTACGGGCAAATGAAGAATTACCTTTTGGCCATCGCCGATTTCAGCCGGGCGATAGAACTTGACCCAGGCTATGGGCAGGCTTATTATTACCGGGGATATACATATTATATGACGGGCGACCGCAGGCAGGCCGAGCAGGATGTGCAAAGGGCCAAGAGCCTAGGATTCATAAAGTGA
- the pheS gene encoding phenylalanine--tRNA ligase subunit alpha, protein MIDKLNKIGEEAKLQISGCSTLEKLEELRVLYLGRKGQVTELLKSVFSVEPAQRPAFGASVNRLKAELSDLLDRKKQSLESASQGAARQKEILDVSLPGRKPLLGHRHPLHQIIAEMIGIFHGLGFTVAEGPDVETEFNNFDALNTPPDHPARNYQDTFYLKEGGLLLRTQTSPVQIRTMLSQKPPVRIIAPGRCYRRDAIDASHMPVFHQIEGLYVDKNVSLADLKATITYFARALLGPKMKIRFRPHFFPFTEPSVEYDFSCVFCQGGGCRVCKQSGWLEISGAGMVDPNVFNNVGYDPEIYSGFAWGLGVERVAMLKYGINDIRHFYSGDIRFLEQF, encoded by the coding sequence CAAGCTGAACAAAATAGGCGAAGAAGCCAAGCTGCAGATATCCGGATGCTCCACCCTGGAAAAACTGGAGGAGCTGAGGGTCCTCTATCTGGGCCGCAAGGGACAGGTGACCGAGCTGCTGAAATCGGTATTCTCGGTGGAACCGGCCCAGCGCCCGGCTTTCGGGGCTTCGGTCAACCGGCTTAAGGCGGAGCTGTCGGACCTGCTGGACCGGAAAAAGCAAAGCCTGGAGTCCGCATCCCAGGGCGCCGCCCGGCAGAAGGAAATACTGGACGTAAGCTTGCCCGGGAGGAAACCGCTGCTGGGCCACCGGCATCCCCTGCACCAGATCATTGCTGAAATGATCGGGATCTTCCACGGCCTGGGGTTCACCGTGGCCGAGGGCCCGGATGTGGAGACCGAGTTCAACAACTTCGACGCCCTGAACACGCCCCCCGACCATCCGGCCCGCAATTACCAGGACACCTTCTATCTTAAAGAAGGCGGTCTGTTGCTGCGGACCCAAACTTCCCCGGTGCAGATCAGGACCATGCTGTCGCAAAAGCCCCCGGTGCGGATCATCGCCCCGGGCCGCTGCTACCGCCGCGACGCCATCGACGCCTCGCACATGCCGGTGTTCCATCAGATCGAAGGCCTGTACGTGGACAAGAACGTCTCCCTGGCCGACCTCAAGGCCACCATCACCTATTTCGCCCGGGCCCTGCTGGGGCCAAAGATGAAGATCCGCTTTCGGCCGCACTTCTTCCCCTTCACCGAACCCAGCGTGGAATACGATTTTTCCTGCGTGTTCTGCCAGGGCGGGGGCTGCAGGGTCTGCAAGCAGTCGGGCTGGCTGGAGATCTCCGGGGCCGGGATGGTGGACCCCAATGTCTTCAACAACGTGGGCTATGACCCGGAAATATATTCAGGATTTGCCTGGGGCCTGGGAGTGGAGAGGGTGGCCATGCTGAAGTACGGCATCAACGACATCCGCCATTTTTATTCGGGCGATATCAGGTTCCTGGAACAATTCTAA
- a CDS encoding bifunctional 5,10-methylene-tetrahydrofolate dehydrogenase/5,10-methylene-tetrahydrofolate cyclohydrolase, translating to MAQIIDGKIIAADIRQEVKTEVSELKARGTEPHLAVIIVGSDPASQVYVRNKHQDCEEVGIRSSVIELPADTTQSQLLDKIKELNQDKTVHGILVQSPLPKGLSEEQAFQSISPSKDVDCFHPENVGLMTLGRPRFLPCTPAGVIELLVRTGIEISGKYIVIVGRSNIVGKPLANMLLQKAKNGNATVTVCHTGTKGLPYYTKQADIVIAAAGSPGMITSSMLNNNCVVIDVGVNQVSDPSRKSGVRLTGDVDFESASKVASYITPVPGGVGPMTRAMLLKNTVKAAT from the coding sequence ATGGCTCAAATCATTGACGGTAAAATAATAGCGGCGGATATCCGCCAGGAAGTGAAAACCGAGGTCTCCGAGCTCAAGGCCCGCGGGACAGAGCCCCATTTGGCCGTGATCATCGTGGGCAGCGACCCCGCCTCCCAGGTCTATGTCCGCAACAAGCACCAGGATTGCGAAGAAGTCGGTATTCGTTCCTCGGTCATCGAACTGCCGGCGGACACCACACAGTCACAGCTGCTGGACAAGATCAAAGAACTCAACCAGGACAAGACCGTTCACGGCATCCTGGTGCAGTCGCCGCTGCCCAAGGGCTTGTCCGAGGAACAGGCCTTCCAGTCCATATCCCCGTCAAAGGATGTGGACTGTTTCCATCCCGAGAACGTGGGCCTGATGACCCTGGGGCGGCCACGCTTTTTGCCCTGCACCCCGGCCGGGGTGATAGAACTGCTGGTCCGCACCGGGATCGAGATATCGGGAAAATACATCGTGATCGTGGGCCGCTCCAACATCGTGGGCAAGCCGCTGGCCAACATGCTGCTGCAGAAGGCCAAAAACGGCAACGCCACGGTCACCGTCTGCCACACCGGCACCAAGGGACTGCCCTACTACACCAAGCAGGCCGACATAGTGATCGCGGCGGCCGGCAGCCCGGGGATGATCACCAGCAGCATGCTCAACAACAACTGCGTGGTGATAGACGTGGGGGTCAACCAGGTAAGCGACCCCAGCAGGAAGAGCGGGGTAAGACTGACCGGGGACGTGGATTTTGAGTCGGCCTCCAAGGTCGCCTCATACATCACGCCGGTGCCGGGCGGGGTGGGCCCGATGACCCGGGCCATGCTGCTGAAGAACACGGTGAAGGCGGCGACCTAA
- the zapB gene encoding cell division protein ZapB, translating into MSGDPLAILEERINRAVDKITELKNQKEKLEKDNQDLKDKIDHLTKRLKTIEDEKKQQTNLEDENQKLQQSQDEAKKRLTEIIDKLEKLKD; encoded by the coding sequence ATGAGCGGAGATCCCCTGGCGATATTGGAAGAACGAATAAACCGGGCGGTTGACAAGATCACCGAATTGAAGAACCAGAAGGAAAAATTGGAAAAGGACAACCAGGACCTCAAGGACAAGATAGACCACCTGACCAAGAGGCTCAAGACCATCGAGGACGAAAAAAAGCAGCAGACCAACCTGGAGGACGAGAACCAGAAACTTCAGCAATCCCAGGATGAGGCCAAGAAAAGGCTGACAGAGATCATAGACAAGCTGGAAAAACTCAAGGACTAG
- a CDS encoding phenylalanine--tRNA ligase subunit beta, translating to MKISYNWLKEFIDFNWSVKELAGKLTFAGVEIEGIEELPSGDFQLDLEITPNRPDCLSFLGLAREIRALNGGQINVPVCQVTEGTQDVNALARVEVEDKQGCPRYLARVITGVKVAESPEWLKKKLESIGLRPINNVADITNLALYEFGHPLHAFDLDKLSGHKIIVRRAKAGESMVTLDGTERKLTPEYLVIADAQRPAAIAGIMGGLESEISSATKNVLLESAYFDPPLIRRGSKALGLKSDASYRFERGADPNILEQAINRAARLISEIAGGQVAKGIIDVSAQKFPADWVLKLRPEKVCSLLGADIKPERMTEILNALELKAGVSGNVINVQVPSFRADLSREADLIEEIGRIYGYDNLPSEGITPWPVPGVQRPREKAVDNIVTALVSQGFCQHYGLPLMDPSHYAKLGLAQDANMVELDNPLSSDLSVLRPMLLPGLLEAGQRNLNNGMNRIRLFECGLVFAPGKPAPSESLKLGILACGERENQSWDRKPGSFDLFDLKGALEVLFESLKIKGISYSAEFKTPKPFLHPGRSLELLLNGVVIGWAGELDASVLKAWDIKEKLYCSELELGTILNLMAGAVSQFSEIPKFPGVKRDLAIMVPQPVTSREILDAITKTGGATLERAELFDLYAGDQVEKGQKSLAFSLSYRHAERTLTDAEVNQVHQEIVKALKDKFGAGIR from the coding sequence ATGAAGATCTCCTATAACTGGCTTAAAGAATTCATAGACTTCAACTGGTCCGTCAAGGAACTGGCCGGAAAGCTGACCTTTGCCGGGGTCGAGATCGAAGGCATCGAGGAGCTTCCCTCCGGGGACTTCCAGCTGGACCTGGAGATCACCCCCAACCGGCCCGACTGCCTTTCGTTCCTGGGCCTGGCCCGAGAGATCAGGGCCCTTAATGGCGGACAGATAAATGTCCCCGTATGTCAGGTAACCGAAGGAACACAGGATGTAAATGCTTTGGCCAGGGTCGAGGTGGAGGACAAACAGGGCTGTCCCCGCTATCTGGCCCGGGTGATAACCGGGGTCAAGGTGGCGGAATCGCCGGAATGGCTGAAGAAAAAACTGGAGAGCATAGGCCTGCGGCCCATCAACAACGTGGCCGACATCACCAACCTGGCGCTCTATGAATTCGGCCATCCCCTGCACGCCTTTGACCTGGACAAGCTGTCCGGCCATAAGATCATTGTGCGCCGGGCCAAAGCTGGCGAATCCATGGTAACCCTGGACGGAACGGAACGCAAGCTAACCCCGGAATACCTGGTCATCGCCGACGCCCAAAGGCCCGCGGCCATCGCCGGCATCATGGGCGGGCTGGAATCCGAGATCTCATCGGCCACCAAAAATGTCCTGTTGGAGAGCGCCTACTTTGACCCGCCGCTGATCCGCCGGGGCAGCAAGGCTCTTGGTTTAAAGAGCGATGCCTCCTACCGCTTTGAGCGGGGGGCCGATCCCAATATCCTGGAACAGGCGATCAACCGGGCGGCCCGGCTGATCTCGGAAATTGCCGGCGGACAAGTGGCCAAAGGGATCATAGATGTTTCGGCCCAAAAGTTCCCGGCGGACTGGGTGCTGAAACTCCGGCCGGAGAAGGTCTGCAGCCTTTTGGGGGCGGACATCAAACCTGAAAGAATGACAGAGATCCTCAACGCCCTGGAGCTTAAGGCCGGGGTCTCCGGAAACGTAATAAATGTGCAGGTCCCCAGCTTTAGGGCCGACCTAAGCCGGGAAGCCGACCTGATAGAGGAGATCGGCCGGATATACGGCTACGACAACCTGCCGTCCGAGGGGATAACCCCCTGGCCGGTGCCGGGAGTGCAAAGGCCCAGGGAAAAAGCCGTGGATAATATTGTGACCGCCCTGGTCTCCCAGGGTTTTTGCCAGCACTACGGCCTGCCCCTGATGGACCCGTCGCATTATGCCAAGCTGGGATTGGCCCAGGACGCCAACATGGTGGAACTGGACAACCCGCTTTCCTCGGACCTCTCGGTATTGCGGCCGATGCTGCTGCCGGGGCTTTTGGAGGCGGGGCAGAGGAATTTGAATAACGGGATGAACCGGATAAGGCTGTTCGAGTGCGGACTGGTCTTTGCCCCGGGCAAACCGGCACCTTCGGAATCACTTAAGCTGGGGATCCTGGCCTGCGGGGAAAGAGAGAACCAGAGCTGGGACCGGAAGCCGGGAAGTTTTGATCTCTTCGACCTGAAGGGGGCCCTGGAGGTCTTGTTTGAGTCCCTCAAGATCAAGGGGATCTCCTATTCTGCTGAATTCAAAACACCAAAACCATTCCTGCATCCCGGCCGTTCGCTGGAACTGCTGCTAAACGGGGTGGTCATCGGCTGGGCCGGCGAGCTGGACGCTTCCGTTCTCAAGGCCTGGGACATCAAGGAAAAACTATACTGTTCGGAGCTGGAGCTGGGAACAATTCTCAATCTGATGGCCGGGGCCGTCTCCCAGTTCTCCGAGATCCCCAAATTCCCGGGGGTCAAGCGCGACCTGGCCATCATGGTGCCGCAGCCGGTCACCAGCCGGGAGATACTGGATGCCATCACAAAAACCGGCGGGGCCACATTGGAGCGGGCCGAGTTGTTCGATCTTTACGCCGGGGACCAGGTGGAAAAGGGCCAAAAGAGCCTGGCCTTCTCGCTCTCCTACCGACATGCAGAGCGGACCCTGACCGACGCCGAGGTCAACCAGGTGCACCAGGAGATAGTCAAAGCGCTTAAGGACAAGTTCGGGGCCGGGATCCGTTGA